CCGAGGCCATGATGGTGGAACTCCTTGGCGATCCCGACGACGTGGCTCAGGTTGGCGTTGACCAGCTGGTCGAGCGCCTCCCGATCCCCGTCGTGGATGCGTTCCGCCAGCCCGAGCTCCTCGTCCCGCGTCAGCTTCTTGTACCGCTCGATGTACAGCAGGTAATGCTGCAGGCGGGGATCCTCGGCCCGCACGATGCTCATCCTCGTCTCGGCCA
The window above is part of the bacterium genome. Proteins encoded here:
- a CDS encoding sigma factor, with protein sequence AETRMSIVRAEDPRLQHYLLYIERYKKLTRDEELGLAERIHDGDREALDQLVNANLSHVVGIAKEFHHHGLGDLDLIAEGNVGLISAARNFDGSRGIRFISFAKLWIGRAIRRAVVVHVRAPRLPSTLVIGASSQRWSSASWAD